GATGAATAATAATGTAAGGATTGCTATGTCTTATCTGATGTTCAAGAGGCGCTCCACGCTAATGTCACCAATATCAGTTATGATTGGGAAGCTTGCAGGTAATTATAAATGAACAAATTTCAACAGATACTGTCCGTTGTATTCATTTCTATAAATTTTAAGACAAGAgtggttgctctgatggtaagcaacctccacttccaaccaagaggttgtgagttcgagtcaccccaagagcaaggtggggagttcttggagggaaggatgccgaggttctattggaaacagcctttctatcccaggataggggtaagttctgccctccccagaccctattatagtgggattatactgggttgttgttattgctaCTCGTCTGCGTTATCTTCTCAACCCAACAATTATTTTCCCTTTTGTAGTGATCCTCTTTTTTACAATTGGAAAGATAGTCCATCGACTATAATTCCTCTCCTCGAAGAGTCTTTGGCAAATGGTGTTCGAGTATGGATTTTTAGGTAAGTTTTATGTTGCTTAGTTTATTTTATAAGGAATTTTGCCTTCAATATTCATtcgaaaatatttaataaaatatgattgaatttttaacatatatatatatatatatatatatatatatatatatatatatatatatatatatatatatatatatatatatatatatatatatatatatatatatatacttgtaaAATATAGTGGTGATACAGATGGAAGAGTACCTGTAACTTCTTCAAAGAGATCTATAAAGGCAATGGAACTTACAATAGACAAACCTTAGCGCTCTTGGTTGTATGGAGGAgaggtaacaacaacaacaacacagtaTATTCTCACTTAATGGGGTCtttaagtggggtctggggagggtagtggtTACGCTTGGTTGAGAGTGGAAGTTgtttaccatcagagcaacccctcttgtcaaaTTAAAACAGCTTAAACATTCTATTTTAAAGTAACAATTAGTGAAAATTAATAATTTCATTTGGATATTGTAGGTTGGAGGATACATAGAAACATATAAAGGAGGTCTAACATTTGCATTAGTAAGAGGAGCAGGACATGAAGTTCCAAGTTACCAACCTGCTAGAGCCCTTTCTCTTATTTCTCACTTCCTTTCTGGTACAACACCTCCAGGAATGCTTAAATTAGTTATCAAGCAGCTAATCCTTTTGTGTAATTAATTATGATATTATTAATCATTTCATGAGCTTGCTTAGCCAAATTATGATATTTAAAAGCTCTATGATGTTAGATAATCATGAAAGAAGTAGATTTCCAACATGAATATGCAGTCTCTCCTTTATAGTTGTTGGTTGCCAACATTGGATGGGGAGTAGACactataaatattaaatttagaattcAGTCATTCAGAAAAGTTTAAATCCTAGCTCCGTCTCTGATTAAATGTAACAATTTGCTCTCATTATTGACACACATTAACGGGGTAGGGTAAATTCTCGGAAATATGCTAAACGGGGTAAGGCAAGGCAAGTTAAATCTTTAGCTGAGTTAAGGCTTAGTTAAATCTTTAGCGAGTTAAGGCTTACCCTGCCATGCCTCCTACCACCCCATTTACATCCATAACAATGGCGAAGCTAGGGGGCTGATAGGGTTCATTCGAACCCCCTTCGCCAAAAAATGGGGCGGGTGGACACAAGGAAAAGAGTCACAAGTAGGAAAGTAACAAGAATTGGTCTTGAAAAAAAACCAAACAATATATTCAACACTGATAATATCAACTTTTGCAGGACAAGTGAAACTTCTTCAATTCTGAAGCAACCTCAAACAGGTCCTAAAAGACAAATAATCTTAATACTAAAAGAATGTATTCAACACTCCAACATGAGAAACTTCTCCTTTTTTTGCCCTTTTTTTTCCAACTAACCAAGGATCAGAATTTGTCTAGATAATCTAACATATTATAAATGAGCGCCAAATGATTCTGGCCAAAGAATGAAGATCATTGAACCTAATATCCTACTAGAACAAACCTTAGACCTTGTAGTGAAAGAGAAAAGAATCTATCTGGTTaaattaagcttgaaaatgaagATGTGAACGCGTAAGGAATGTTTGCAAGTGGACCCCTTTGGCATGCGAGCTCGTGAATGTCCTTCACAATGTCAAAAACTGCATCAGGTTGTGCGAGTTTTAGTGCATTCTCTGACATTGTTTTGAGGTCATCGCTCTTAGTGCTGAACCACTCTGCAACAATTCGGGCTGTTTCCTTAGGACTTCGTGTGAAAACACCGGCTCCATTGTCCACCACGTATGGAACATTTCCCTTTTCCTGCAAATACACAACAAAAAAATAATCAGTAAATTAAACAATGTCATATCAGCAACCGCTATGATAGCTATAGCAGTCTATAAATCAACTTCTTGATTTCACTAACTTGTCCAGGAATGTAGTCGTTGAGAATAATCGGAAGCCCTCTGATTAATGCTTCAGCAATTGTACCAGGTCCAGCCTACAAGCGAAAATAACTGAATTTTAGTCCCGCTACATGGGCAATGCACGAAAAAGATCACACAGGAAATGCTAAAAGAGGATTGCATCGAACGTACCTTTGTGATAATACAGTCACACGCACCCATCCATTTCTCCATCTGCTTCTGAAATCCTTTAATCTAGACAGCAAGAAGAaaaaagtatcaaatattttTGCATTGTTAAGTAAACATGAGGTGTAATATAGTTTTCGAAAGGGCATTCATACTCCAAGAATCTAATTCTTTTTACCTTGACCGGGATGTTCCATTCATGTGATTGTAATGTGGATGCTAACTCTTCATTACGTCCACATATGACAACCATTTGACCAATAGGTTTCTCCATTTCTTTGTCGAAAAGAGCTTCTCCGAGAGCCTTTGCAGTTTTTTTCACGGGTCCCATCCCTTCACCCCCACCCATCAGCAACACTGCTGGCAACGTAGGATCCATCTCAAGCTCTACTCTGAGGTCATCCTATAGCAAGTATTAAGAAAACAATCAGAAGGAATGAAATGTAGATTCAAAGAAGTGTAACTCTTTTGTAAATCGACAGAAAATTTCACCTTGGAAAGAACTGCCCTACAAAAAGAGGGACGAATAGGCAACCCAAAAACACGTATTTGAGATTCTTCCAATCCATCTAGTAACGCCCTCTTTGCAACCTCATCAGCGGGGCAATACAATCGGTTGACTCCAGGGTGAAACCTATCCTTAAAAAGAGTTTATCAGTTAGACCGACATATATGACATGAAAGTAGTGCTAGATGAATTGAAACTCCAAATTAAGTTACTCAATAATTTACCATGTACGGTGGCAAGTACTGAGATCTGTAATAACTGTGACAAAGATTACTTTCTTTTGTAGACCTTGCCATTTAAGAACCCACAAAGGAATATGTTGCATAAGAGGATGAACACTAATGATAATGTCGGGCTTGTACTCCATTAGGCCAGCTTCAACCTCCCTTTAATTTCACAAAGCAACAATTAGTAAATCTCGTTAATAGCAAGATACCAACTAGAAACTTAGTAAATGAATTGAAGATTCATCCAAATTTTGACGAATACTAAATTGATCCAATATCTTTGCATAACATTTAAAAGTTCCAACTTCATCATTTACCATTGAAAGTATCATAAATCTACAGCTTTAGACAACGTGAAGAGGTAAAACCAAAGAAGGAACTATACTTGGCATAGAAGGCGGCAATGGCAGCAAGATAAGCAGAGTGTATCCACCGAGGGGACGTGCTGTGAAATGCAACCCTCCAAAGCTGCACATGTTTGACCATGAACTTATATTGTTGTTCCATGCTGTTCAATGGCCAGCCTGTGTATTCCTTCCAAACATCCTTTACAAATATCTGTTAAGAATAAAACACATCAAGACAACACTAAATTGAAATATTAAGTTTCGGTAGGTCCATACAACAAGGACAATAGGCATGTTACATTGTCACTCCATGGAACAAAACCCCAAGAACTGAATTGTTAAAGATTTTATGCCTGAAAAGTAGTTAAGCTAAAGCGAGCTAGAGGATAAAAGGAGACTAGAGGAAGAAGGACGATAACAATATGGGATCTCAATAAAACATGAGAATTATATAGATCAAAGCAACAAGAACAGAACCTTTCcagggtaaggtatgcgtacacactactctccccagaccccacttgtgggattaaattgggttttttgttgttgttgttgttaaagcAACAAGAACAGAGATTTAGGTCGATTTTAAAGAAACTAGTTAAAAGGATATACTCAAATTAGAAATCAACCCTATATTGTACATAACATCCTTTAACTTTCAAGAGCTAATTAAAGCTGCAAAAAACAACATTTGGCATTTATCAAGGAAAATTCAACTCCTCAAAGTTAAACATCAATTTTTAAATTTGAGAATAATGACAAATGACTCAATAATGCACATAGGACCACACACAATCGAGATGGAGCTTCTAAGCAAAGGCAAAGGCAGGGCGGTGCATGAAGCATCCCGCATTCACGCATGGTCCGGGGAAGGGTCGCACCCTTCGGGGTATGATGTAGGAAGCCTATCCTGATGCATCAGTGGTCggttccacggctcgaacccgtgacctatccaaggctccccttctgaGTTTCTAAGCAAGGGAATTAGGGAATTCAaaattccaaacaaataatgcaACTAAAAAGCATAGTATTCCAAATCAAATAGCTATAAAACCAGAAAGAAAAAACTTTACATTATACTCATCCCCAAATTCCAAATGGAAAGCATCGCGAATCGCCTCAGCTGAAGCTCTATGTCCACCTCCTGTATCACTCATCAAAATAAGCACATTTTTGGTCCTTTCAGCACCAATTTGCACCATTTCCATCGTATCATATTCTTCATCTTGAAATTCATTATTGCACCTTTTTGTGCTGCTCCCTACAAACCCATAAACCCCAGCTCTTTCCAATACATTGCTTATTGGATTCCTAGCAGAAATTACCTCCATTACCACCTCCTTTTCTCAATATCAATTCTTGAAATCTCTATATATGCAAATTGGTATAAAGTtccaatttttattctttttcttgaaAATGTATATCAAAATTAAACACCAACTCACATAAAGAATTGAAATTCACCACCCCTTTGACCTAAAAATGTTGGTATAAAGttcaaaattttgatttttttttttttgggaatgtATATCAAAATTAAACACCAACCCAGGTAAAGAAATCAAATTTccaaggaaatgatgaattcacCACCCCTTTGACCTGCCGGAAAATGGGTATTCCGGCAAGATCAAAGAGTtggtgaaaaagaagagaaaatggcAATAAAAATGCACAAAGGGTTTATGAAATTTCATGAAAATGGAAGAATTGGACACCCTTTAAAGGGTTCTTTAGAGAATATAAAGTATGGAGAAATGGGGTTGGTTTTTTTCTGTTAATGAAAGGACAGAGAAGAGAGAGATATGGAGAATGGTGCTATTTTTAGATACTCGAATGATGCCATTTGGGACATATTTGGTGGCAGTGTTTAGAGGATTTTATTGGCGTTGGATTCGcattttgggcagattcgaaaatttattttaataaatattgaacatttattttacCATATTTTTACTGGTcgatagtattttttttttattctctatGTTCCACACATAGTggccgtttggacataagaattgtaaaattttaaaaacagggtgaaattttttttcaagtgaaaatgatatttaaaacGGAAAAGACCTAAAAATGACACTTAACTTTCAGAAATGGTCTATTTATATCATCCGTTAAAAAAATGCTCATTTCATGCCACTGCCGTTACACATTTGGCCCATTCATGCTATTATTGACTAACGACTCAATTTTTATTTGGCCCATTTATGCCATTATTGACTAACGGCAGTGGCATGGATGTGCCAAATAAAAATTGAACTGTTAGTCAATAATGGCATGGATGAACCAAATGTGTAACGGCAGTAGCATGAAATGAGCATTTTTTTAACGGATGGCATGGATAGACCATTTCTGAAAGTTGAGTGACATTTTTAGGTCTTTACTCTATttaaaatttagagttgtgtttggacatgaatataattttgggttatttttgaaattttgtgagtgatttgagtgaacaTTTTGAAAAATaggtttttggagtttttcaaactttcgaaatttttcaaaatgcatctacaagtgaaatttaaaatttttataaacaaacgttgatttaaaaaaaaaaagtaaatttttttttggaaaaaagggattttttttttatgtccaaacggactCATACTATTTCTACGATCAAGATTGTGGTAAGATATATAGGCTCACTTGCCTCTTAATTAGAAGTATCTGAATCTAGATTAGTCAGATCCCCAAAGGAAGTATCAAATATCGAGTGAAACGGTAAAAAAAAGGCATTATTTTCTTTTAGTGTGTTCCAAAAATAATAcattctaaatttaaaaataatttaattttaaacgtctcattttacccttaaatAGAAGTTTCTAAAGCCACACACATGTTATGTAAtgtttaagatcacaagtttcaaaagttttaaagAAAACGTTATGACATGTTTATCATCACAAATCTTAAAAATcgttctttatatatatatatatagattttatgtCGAGTCAAACCATTCAACATAAATTAGAATGGAGGTAGTACATTTTTGAAGTGGTGTGTAATGGAATTTTAAAAATTAGACATTATCTCCTAAACAATTGTTAAGGCCATGCAAGTTGGTGTCCACCATTTGCTTTGACAAGTGTGTGCATTCATTTTCAATGAATTATTCATAATCTTCCTCTATATATGGTATAGTTTCCATGGGCCATAGCCAAGTTAATTGAGCtgtatttttctaatttaagttttctatctcctttttcttaaactatatattcaatataagaagcaaaaattgattaatttgaaaaaaaaaagtaagtatATTTTATATTAGGAAAAAACATGCAGATTTCTGTTGAACAAATTTTAACGTATACTCATCCTATTAACCAGACCTCCTATAACCCCAACTTCTTTTTTACAATAATATAAAGATTTAAAACGTGCACTCAGTATTTTGTATTTTTGCAAATAACGGACAAAAACATGAAAATATAAGAAAGTTCAATATATTGCAGGATGTTGTGTGTGTTTACACACACATGCATACGTACGCTACTTACTTTAAGTTTCAGATTCATATACATTATCGATCTGTCTATTTTATTTAGTGAACACGCAATGAGTTTATCTTAATTCAGTAGCTTTGCCTTAAACTTTATTATATAAGtacaaataatatatttaaaaccAAGTAAATTTGATGGGGTGCGGTAGAATTTTGAATCCAAACTCATGAAATCTTTGTTGTCAACCTGTGTTCGAAAATAATTTCtgcaaaaaatagaataaaacagaagcagaaacaaaataaataaaagtttcgAGCCCAACAGAAAActgtgtttccttaaggaatgcAGATTCTCGGTGGTGAAAAAGTGAGGTCAAGCCTCTTAATTTAGAGCCAAACTGCCTGGATTGAATAGGTGTGAAGGTACCTGTTCACATGAGATACCATTTCCCGAAGTCGAGCGAACGACGACCAGGGGCAAAGCTACATAGTTGACCACCCTTCGTCGAAAAACTACAAtttatatataggtaaaatattggattttagaggtatataacatattTTTAAAAATGCAGTCCAATTAAAAATTAGAAGGTTCAAGTTTGAACATCCTAAATAAAATTCCTGGCTTCGCCACTGGCAAGGGCAACTACGGCGGCGCGAGGCAccacttcttctcaactctttaagagctagaagatgtGCTCCTCTATATAAgcacaaagattttctttccattttccgatgaggaacaaagtgcattagtaaagGAAATACTTCAAATTTTTCGTTTTCCTCCAAAtttttttccttcatttcttaTTCACACCTCTTATCTAATTAGATAAAAACCCAACAATCTTGGATTCGCCTTTGATTATTGCTGGTTAGTAATCAGTTTCTTAAGAGCATGTTATTAAGAATACTCTTTAAACTTTTGGTACTTAACAGTATGTCATAAATCAGTTTTCTAACAGTAGCACTTTATACTCATTGCTACACTAAGTATGGATATAATTCGTATAATCTCTTGATTTACATTTAACATGACCTCAATTCTAAGATTAGAATACATTATAAATATTTACAGAGAAAACACTGAATAGTTTATACATAAGCTAACtaattcttgattcctcgtcaGCTCCATTCCCTTACAATCACTGTTGTTAAAGGCACGCTTAAGCCCTAAAGCGAGGCGCAAAATACGTTGGGTGCTTGATGACGTTGCTAATTAGTGGGCGCTTCAGTATCATCGTCAATGCTCTAAGACATAATTTTCTTTGTCAATGAACATAATCGTGAGGAGGCGACAATGAACAAGTGATATTTAACTTTGTCGTAATTTTTTTCAATTTCGTTGTCCACATACttttattcatgcttataattaaCAATCatggtctacatattcatatttGCATTGTTTTCTCCCTTTGCTCCTTTTTGCATTAAAACTCACACTTTATTTGTGATTTGGGCTTAAAGCCCCGATGGCCTCAGAGCTTTTTTATACTTTTCGCTTTTGATAACACCGCTGCAGATGAGAAAAGAATAAACTTATAATACATCCTGCCTTGGACtcgaactatatatatatatatatatatatatatatatatatatagtagactATGCTCACTTCTTAAAATCCTAGATCCGTATCTGAGATTATCGTTATTCAGGTACAAAAGCGAACCTACTCAATCAGGCCCCAAGACAAATTGGGCAGGGTGGATCTCTTACATCATCATGGTGTGTTCAGTGTTCTTTCTTCCAAACAATCAGCATGGTAAAGATGACTGCAAACTAAAACTGCCACAACAGAGGGCTCGCCTTATGTAGTCGAAAATGTAGGGGTCCAACCTAATATTGAGGTCCAACCTAGCTATTGAACGCCTTATGTAGTTGAAAATGTGCCTATTGAACATGACTTGGTGGCAttactgtttaaccaaaaaataaaattttagtcaaagctagaatttagaagaataCGGGTTATTGATAATCAAAAGAGTGTATAGAAGGACGTAATTTAGGTAACAAAAGAGTAATCAAGAGAgaaacaagtaaaccaaagtttatatcaatagtatttcgtgtccttacaattgaCCAGATGTCTCCtttttatagatatcttggagatatacgttttgtccaaatcataatgaggctattatgagtaattaaagacatttaATGCTAtgttacataatcattatatttaatacaaattctctaacgtattccacatttaatgcctattaaatgctgtatctgcactcttttctattgtcagattcattccttttgattctcagacataaatgacttaaataggtacggATGCTGGGTTATTTGTATTCCTGCCCGTGCCTCTTCCTCTGCCATTTGCTCGTATCTATTGCAACTCGTGCCCCTtggctagttgtaattctttgaccatttgaccagtccacgtgtttCGACACGTATCCGACACGtcacctttatatttaaatacaatttttccaaatatagatagtcccccccactttccatttattcatcagtttgaatatttgggaagtggatttcattaaaagaaaatttttgtcaccattaatgctatgacaaaattgacgcttcaattgtcgcttccatttaatgctccGTACACGTGTCTTTTTTTCATTAATTCTGCAGTTTTGCAGCGCTTTTTCAAGGCTTTTTACGGCTCCACTATTCATGAAGTGccagttatcattattatggtccttccatcactgcacttttacctttggcggtggcgttttaatataaatataacttctctccttgtcttttaccacataaagcttattgaacaCTTAATCCCTTACATTCTTCTCCTTCGTCATGTCTTCACCAAATTCTAACCCTAGGAGAGTTCCCATTATTGATACCTTCCCTAATGCCCCCATTAGACATAGAAGGGGAGGTAGACTTTGTAGCTTAGGGTCTACTCGTGGTGGTGGCTCATCTATACCTTCTCCTAGTTCTGGTTCTTCTTCCAGAACCAGAGGTTCCTTCTCTCATAGATCTTCTTCTAGGGATAAAGAACCTTCTGAACCATTAAGTGAACCTTTAGTAGAGGAGATAGTCCCTACAGAATTATCTTTTCACCATGATagggaatctcttagaaaccaGGTTTCCGCCTTAGACCGTGCTGACGCTTACCCCACTCAAATTACAGAAGTTTTGACTCCTGTAGTTCGCAAAGACTGTTATTGGAGTAATAATTTTCCAattattatccctaatccaaATCAGAGAATTTCTTCTTACTTGACtgggttctcttttgtttatacataccctttcactttagggtTCAAACCAGCTATTGACCTAGCTATTCTTGAATTTTGCCGCTTCTTTAATGTCTgtttgggtcaaattggcccaatcatatggagggatgttgcctgtttgaggcatttAACCAATTTGACTGACGTCTCCTTTACTTTTCCTCACctgattcatctttactccccTAGACTTTTCCGTAATGGCGTTTTTACCCTAGTGGCTAGGAGTAAGAGGGTTTTATTGAGCCCTAAAGATGACAAAGATCGTGGCTGGTACGCCCGATTTGTTGCTtgccccactgttggtttagtgggtgagaATAACGTTCCCTTccttgagaagtggaattttgcacgtaagtcttttATCCATATcgtacctttttccttcaagtttaTCAACTTCTCTAATTTTTGCTCCTCCCTTTTTTTAGCAACCATAGGAGTGGTGGAAAATATTCCCaattttcgtggttgggtagataaattgctgAAGGCCGCACCAATAGATGGTAGGTCTTGgaaaacacttttgaaaatatTCCCAATTTTCGTGGTTGCCGTAAGAGTTTTTATTTCATCTTTCACGCATGTATATATTTTTCATTATGGTTCTaacttccatccttctttttcaggATTTTCTATTCAAGGAGTTACTGTTGAAGCAGTTGCGGCCTCTCGTATCTCTTCGGGAACCCGTACTCCTTCAGGAACCCGTATCTCTTTAGAAAGAGCCCGATAAATAGTCTTGGGTTCttcttctacaaaaaggaaaactgttgaagaaagatactctaaagaagaggaagatgggggTTCCTTGGTGACGAGGCCATGAGCTAGGAGATGCATCGTCTCTGATGACGAAGTTGAAGTTTCCCCTCGTCTTTCTGTTCCTCTTACCGAACCTGTTGAAACCCCAATAATAATTCCTGACGATGATGTCACTCCCCATGATACCCATGAATCTATTGATCAACTTTTCTTTAGTGGTTTTGGCAGTGGAAGTTTAGGGCCTGTTTTAGATGAAATACCCTTATCTTCTTTCTTAACTTCCGTGCCTGTGATTCCTTCCTTACCAACCCCGGTTGTTTCTGTTCCTTCTTATACTGTTCCTCCTTCAACAACTCCCCCTCCTATCGTTCACCATACAGAAGCGGGCTCTTCAAGTAGAAGTGCCGCTATAAGGAGGGTAACCATTGAAGTTCCTGCTGATAGCAGCCTTTTGAGGAAGTCAGGTCAGACAGACGTATGGCTAGAACCTTTAATCGGTccaattgaaaaagcaaagctgGAGAGCCATAGTTCCCTGACTATAATGAATGATATCGTGTATGCCACTTTGAAGGTACTTTCCTTCTCTCCTTTCTTTACCTTATAAAAAAATTTATCTTTGGGATTCTTATATTCttatttcctttcccttttttagGCCAATCTTATCGGCACAGAAGCTATGAGCAGAATCCCTTTCTTAGAGAAGGTAGCACGTGATTCTCAATTGGAGGCGATCAATTGGAAGGAACAATTTGAGAGTGCACAAATTGATATGGAAGATTTACAAGAAGGCAAGAGTACCCTAGAACAGCAGGTGCGGACTTTAACTTCAGAGTTAGCGGTTGCAAAGGCTTCCTCAAGCCAAGCAGAAAAAGACAaagaacgtctcgaatcttcctTCTCAGAGCAACTATCTAAAGCCAGTGAAGAGAacagagagttgaaggctctttTGTGTCAAAAAGAAGTTTACGCTGGGGAACTCGTGCAAAGCTTAACTAAAGCACAAGAAGACGTTCGAGTCTCTGCTGACAAGGTTCGTGTTTTAGAGAGCTCACATGCCTCTCTTCAAGCCTCTTACAACtccgccttggctgaaaatgaagagctaaagaatgagattgctgattgggaaaaggattatgagacccttgaagaaaaatctgctattgaggtaagttgggcatttttgaattcACGTCGAGATACCCTAATTAAAATtggccaagaaaacttcaacctggagttgGAGTTAGCTAAGATCAATGAAACTATTGAAAAAGCTCAGCAAACTCAGGACTTCCCTTCTCCCGTGGTTGAAGCTCCCGTAA
Above is a window of Nicotiana tabacum cultivar K326 chromosome 8, ASM71507v2, whole genome shotgun sequence DNA encoding:
- the LOC107778411 gene encoding monogalactosyldiacylglycerol synthase 2, chloroplastic, with protein sequence MEVISARNPISNVLERAGVYGFVGSSTKRCNNEFQDEEYDTMEMVQIGAERTKNVLILMSDTGGGHRASAEAIRDAFHLEFGDEYNIFVKDVWKEYTGWPLNSMEQQYKFMVKHVQLWRVAFHSTSPRWIHSAYLAAIAAFYAKEVEAGLMEYKPDIIISVHPLMQHIPLWVLKWQGLQKKVIFVTVITDLSTCHRTWFHPGVNRLYCPADEVAKRALLDGLEESQIRVFGLPIRPSFCRAVLSKDDLRVELEMDPTLPAVLLMGGGEGMGPVKKTAKALGEALFDKEMEKPIGQMVVICGRNEELASTLQSHEWNIPVKIKGFQKQMEKWMGACDCIITKAGPGTIAEALIRGLPIILNDYIPGQEKGNVPYVVDNGAGVFTRSPKETARIVAEWFSTKSDDLKTMSENALKLAQPDAVFDIVKDIHELACQRGPLANIPYAFTSSFSSLI